The Limibacillus sp. genomic sequence CGCCAACGGCTTCACCTCGGTCGAGGCGCTGGAGCCAGGCGGCACCGTCGAGGTGCTGGAGGCCCGCAAGGACCTGGGGCCGGGCAGCTATGCCCGGCATGCGCTCGATTGGGTGGAGGAAGGGGCCAGCATCATCGGCGGTTGCTGCGAGATCGGGCCTACCCACATCGCCGAACTCGCGCGGCAGTTGACCGCCGCCGGACACAGCATCTCCGCACCCCTGAAGGCGGCCGGTTAGGGCCATGGGGTTCCGTCCGCTCGACGAGGCCGCCCAGCCGCCGCGTCTGCGGGCGCCTGCCGGCGCCTGCGATTGCCACATGCATTTCTACAACGCCCGCTTTCCCTCCGCGCCCTCGGCCCTGATCACACCGGATGACGCCTGGATCGAGGACTACCGGAAGCTACAGGCGCATCTGGGGTTGGAGCGCGTGGTGGTGGTGCAGCCCACGACCTACGGTCTGGACAACAGCTGTCAGATCGCAGCTCTTGAGGCCTTCGGGAAGAGCGCGCGCGCTGTCTTCGTGGTGGACCGGGATACAAGCGAAGCGGAGTTGCAGCGCCTTCATGCTCTCGGTGGGCGTGGCGCGCGGTTTCATATGCTGCCCGGCGGCGCCCTGGCCTGGGACGCCTTGGAGGATGTGGCCGCCAAGATCGCGCCGCTGGGATGGCACATCCAGCTTCAGCTGAACGGCCGCGAACTGCCCGACCATGCCGCGCGCCTGGCGGCCTTGCCCTGTCCCCTGGTGATCGACCATCTGGGCCGCTTCACGCCGCCGGTGGAGCCGGATCACCCGGCCTTCAGACTGCTGCTCGACCTGCTCGAAAGCGGGCGTTGTTGGGTGAAGCTCTCCGCGCCCTACGAATCCTTCGCCGATGCGCCTTTGGACTATGCGCTACTGGCGCCGCTGGCGCGCGCGCTGGTCAAGGCGGCGCCGGAGCGCATGCTCTGGGCCAGCAACTGGCCGCATCCGGGAAAGGACTGGCTGCCGGAGGACGCCCCGCTTCTGGACCTGCTGTTGGAATGGGTGGGGGACGAGACGCTCTGCGAGCAAATTCTCGTGGACAATCCTGCGGCGCTCTACGGATTTTAGAAGTGCGCGCCGCCTAGGAAGGGCAGATCACGCCTTTGACGATCGCGGTGCGGCCCTGGTCCTGCCGTTCGATGATCTTGTGGGACTGGCAGCGGGAGTAAATCGCGACGGCGCGGATCAGTTCCTGATCGTCGTTCGCAGCACCCCGCTTGGGGGTGACGTAATAGAGGTTCCGCTCCCCGGTAAGGCTCCCGACGATATATTCCCGTCCGTCGATTGTCTTGGGCGCGCCGAAGCGCAAGCCGGGCGCGCTGCGGTACTCGGTCTGATTCGCACAGGCGGCCAAGCCCGTGAAGAGGAAAACGGTCGCGAGGAGGGAGAGGAGTGTCTGTCTCATGATGCGCCGAAAATATGCCAAGCCTTCCCGCAAGGCCAGTATCTTTGACGGCTGGCGCTTCGCTTTTTGGACCTCGGCGGCTCAAGCCCTATATAGTTTCGAGGATCAATGGAGACGGCCGAGAGCGGCCAACGCTGTATAGGAGGATCGCCATGAGCCAACGACGCTGGACCGTTTATCTTTCCGGGGAAATCCACTCCGACTGGCGCGAGCGCATCGCTCAGGGCGTCAAGGAAGCGGGCCTGCCCGTGGAGATCACCGCACCCATCACGGTGCATGAAGACTCGGACGACTGCGGCGTTGCGATCTTCGGCGCCGAGAGCGACAAGTTCTGGCATGACCGGAAGGGCGCGCAGCTGAACGCCATCCGCACCCAGACGCTGCTTCAGGACGCGGATTTGGTCGTGGTGCGCTTCGGAGAGAAGTACAAGCAGTGGAATGCCGCCTTCGACGCAGGCTATGCCGCCGCGCTCGGCAAGCCCTACATCACGCTGCATCCCGGCGAGCACGATCACGCCTTGAAAGAGGTTGACGGCGCCGCCCAGGCCGTGGCGCGCGAGCCCGAGCAGGTGGTCGAGGCGCTGGCCTACATCATCAACGGCAGCATGCCGCAGCGCCGGGCCAACGCCGCCGAGTAGCCTGGTGAACCACATGATTCGATAGTTAAGAGGGCCGTCTCCTTCGAGGCGGCCTTCTTCGTTTCGCCGGTTGTGTCAACTCACCTGATCGAGGCAATAGCGGTACCCCTTGGTGAAGCCGATCAAGGAGACAGACCCCCGCCGCGTGCCGGAGGGCAAAACGTACTCATACCGAAGAATGAGCCCCGCCTTCATGGCGCCGATGAGCGCCGGGCCGCCAATCGATTCCTCGCCGCTGAACTCGTTTCCGTCGATGTCCGCGTAGAAGGATCTCGGAAAGGACGCCTCTTCACTGCCGTACTGGGTCAGCCACTCGCCCCTGTAGCCCTGCTCCTCGATGGCCCAGATGTAGAAGGCGACCTCTCCGTTGATCAGCCAGCAGAGCTTTTCTCCAGGAACGCTGTGATCGAAGCCACTGGTCCAGCGGCCGAAGCGTTTCTCCTCAGAGGCCGAGGTCGGCGAAGGGGACAGCACGGCGAAAAGAAGAGCAAAGACGAACGCTCCGAACGCAGCGCCGCCGCCGCTTTTTCTTGAGTTGGAAGACATGCGCGGAGCTTAACGGCAATCCCCTTAACGAGGAAATTCTCTATCGCTGGCGCAGGGGCTTTCGGCTGCCGGCCAGTCCGGGGGCAGAGCAAACCTCGAGGAGCCAATCGGCGGCTTCAGGCGTTCGGGCGGCCACGCTCCAAGGCGATCAAGCGCTCGTTCATGCTTCTCAAGCGCTTTATGACCGCGGAGAGAACGTGACGAGCGTCATCCGTCAGCTCTCCCATCAAGCGGTCGAACTGGTGAGGGTTGACGGCGTAGACCGTGGTTTCTTCCTTCGCCCTGGCGCTGACCGAGCGGGTTGTCTTGTCCAGCAAGGCCATCTCGCCGAAAATCTCCCCCGCGCCCAGCTCGGCGAGCACGATAATGCCTTCGTCGTCCCTGTGGAGAATCTCCACCGCGCCATCGATGATGAGATAGGCCTCCTTGCCTTCATCGCCGATCTCGTAAATGTCTTCTGCGCGCGCAAAGGTCTTCTTCTGCATGGTTCCCTCCAACGCTCAAAGTTTAGAGCCGACAGAACTAGCGATCGGAGAGAGAAGATAGGGCGAATTTCTTGCAGAGAAATGACCAACCAGTAATTGAGTCGTTTTTTGGAGCGGCCTTGTCACCCTTCGGCGCGCTCCAGCACCCTATCGCCCCCTGGGCTGGGCAAGCTTCGCCGAGCCCCGTCCGAGGGCCCGCAAGAGCTTGACCGCCTGGGTTGCGGGTATGTCCAGCGGCGAGACACGGCTTGCTTCGACGAGAAGGGTGGAGCCCGACCAAGGGCTCGGCGCGCCGGGCAGATAGATCACGACCTGCTCGTCCTGGCGTTCCACCTCGAATGCGATCTGGGAATAGTCGTCGAAGCGGACGATCACCGGGTGCAGCGTGCCGGCCTCGTCCTCCGCCTTGGCGATGGAAGAGATGATGGTCTTGATGATGGCGTAAAGCGGAACGTTGTTCGCCAGGACCTCGTCCAGTCCGCCCACCTTGGATCTAATCAGAGCGACCTTGGCTGCGAGCCCGGCGAGGTAACAGACCGCCAGGAGCAAGATCACGGCCAGGAGGTCGATGAGAGCGATGCCCGCAACGCTCTCAACCGGGACCATTGTCTGGATCGGCTTTGCCAGGAGAAGGGTGAGTTGAAGGGCCTTGCCCAAGACCAACACAAGGATCACCAGGGGCAGGAGAAACAGTATCCCGCCGAAGATGGTGGTTTTGATCATCCGCATCGTCTCACCCTCCGCCTCAGCCCGTTCACGAGTAAAGAATGATGCATAAGCAGGTATCTCTCAATTATAGAGAATACAAACCTTCGGATTGGCGCTTTCACCGGTTTTGGCTGCGGGAGGGGGTCGCTTAGAGTCCGAAGGCTTGGTTGGAGTGCCAACCCCAGGCGTCGCTCAAGATCCGCGCCAAGGGGGTCGTTGCCCTCCAGGAGAGCAGGCTCTCTGCCAGCGTGGGGTCAGCGACGAGTTCGGCGGGATCCCCGGGGCGCCGGTCCTTTAAGGAGTAGGGGACCTTCCGCCCCGTGGCCTTTTCCGCTGCCTGGACGATCTCCAGAACCGATGCGCCTGTTCCGGTGCCGATGTTGACAGAGGTCGTCTGCCCGCCGTCCCGAAGGTAGCGAAGGGCGGCCAGGTGAGCCGCGGCCAGGTCGTTTACGTGGATATAGTCGCGGATGGCTGTCCCGTCTGGCGTATTGAAGTCGCTTCCAAAAACCTCGAGCGCCGCTCCCTGTCCCGAAGCGGCCCTGAGGGCGAGGGGGATCAGGTGGGTTTCGGGGCTGTGGGCTTCGCCGATTTCGCCGCTCGGGTCCGCGCCGGCGGCGTTGAAGTATCTGAGGCTTATGGAGCGGATGCCCTGGCCTTCGGAGAAGGTCTTCAGGGCCCGCTCGGCCTCCAGCTTCGTCTGTCCGTAGGGATTGATCGGCGCGCAGGAAAAGCTCTCGTCGATGGGACTTGTCTCAGGGGCTCCATAGACCGCGCAGCTCGACGAGAACACCAGGTTGGTGAGCCCATGGGCCCTCATGGCTTCCAAGAGATTGAGCGTGCCCGCGACGTTGTTCCGGTGGTAGCGGTCCGGATGTTCCAGTGACTCGGGGATCAGGGTCAGGGCGGCGAAATGGACGACCGCATCCGGCCGCTGGTCCGTGAAGACCTGAGAGACTGCCTCCGGGTCCAGAAGGTCGCCCTTGAAGAAGGGTCCTCATTTGACCGCTTCGCGGTGGCCGGTCGACAGGTTGTCGAAGACGATGGGGGTGATCCCGCTCTCGCTCAGCAGCTTTGCGCAATGGCTGCCGATGTAGCCCGCTCCGCCAACGACGAGGACCTTCTTCATTGATGAATAGCCTCACCCACGCTGCGCTGAGCTGAAGGCTGGAGGTAGGCGCCAAAGCGCGGCAGGTGAAGAAAGCCTTCGCGGCCCACGGCCATTCCTCCCAAGTCTCGTGTAAAGACCGCGCGGCCAAGCTGAGCGTTCATCCGCGAATCGTGCCTCCTTGCCGGTAGCTAGTAAAGGGGCCGCCCCCTTTTCTGTCCGATTGCGCAACTCCTTCTCAATTGAGATATAATGCAATCTGCGACGTGAAGATCTCCCATCAGGAGCAACTAGAATGGAAATCACCTCAAGCCTGATCGCCATGGTGCTGATCGTGGTTCTATGGATTGTCTATCTGATCGACAGGACGCGGCAGGCCGCGAAAGCGGGCGTCCTGGAGGACCGTCTTCAGCATCTAGAGTCGAAACTCAAGGATCTGAAATCCAGGCAAGAGAGCGACAACGACAAGCTCACGCAGCTTGAGATCGAAGTCAGCAACATCCGTTAGCGCCCGCGGTTCTATCCAGTTCCTCAGACCGGCAGGATGATCCGCGTCATCGTCAGGCCGGCGATGATCTCCGTCAGCCAGTCGACCGGCGCCAGGATGAGCCAGTAGAAGGCGTTGAAGTTTATCCCGACCCTTTCAAGGATCAGGGGCAGGGCGAAGAAAAGGCCCAACACGATCCAAAGCCCATAGGCGTCCAGGTCCAGGAAGCGGCGCGACAAACTTCCGGGCAGGAGAGACGCGACCACGCGGCTACCGTCCAGAGGCGGCAGCGGAAGCCCATTGAAGACCCCCAGAAGCAGGTTGATGAAGATCGCGTTGAGCAGGTTGCTCTCGACCCACTCCGCCGCGCCCGCCGGGGCAAGGGGAACCAGGTGAAGCGAGAGGGCCGCCGCGACGGCCATGGCGAAATTGATCCCCGGCCCCGCCGCCGCGACCAGGATCGCATCGCGTCGGGGGTGACGCAGCCGCGCGAAGGAGACGGGCACCGGCTTGGCCCATCCGAAGATCAGCGGGAAGCGCAACAGGACCAAGAGGCCCGGTATCACGATGGTGCCGAGAAGGTCGATATGGCGGAGAGGATTGAAGCTGACGCGGTTTTGCCGCTTGGCCGTATCGTCGCCCAGTTTCCAGGCGACATAGCCGTGAGCGGCCTCGTGCAAGGTGATGGCGAAGACAAGGGGCAGCACCCACGTGGAGACGGCCAGCAGCGACAGCGTTGCCTGATCCTGGTTCACCTCGTCACCAGCCTTTCTCTTCGGGCCTCGACCTGCCCGAGCAGTGCTTTCCCCGGGTCATCGCCCCTCGCAAAGCCGCTTCACCAACTCCTCGGAATAGGAGGGATTCTCCCTTTCCATCCGGAGAAGGCAGTCTGCCAGAGGTTCTCCCTTCTTCTGCAACCCTTCCACCAACCCCTTTTCCGGCTCGTCGGAACCGGACGCGAGATAGCTCAGGACCAGGGCCAGAACGACCGCCATGACAATCAGGGCAAAGCCCATCCAAACCTTTCGCGTAATCGGTGATCGCGCCCCATTCATGCCGCTCTCCTTGCGTCATTGAAGCCGAATAGGGAGCATACCCTGCTGACCGGGAGCGCCAACCGCTTTTCACAAAAGGATTTGTCCTTGTGGCGGCGTTTGTGGCCCTTATGAAGGAATCGGATGAAAGAGGTGAGCCCGCCCCATGTCTCTAGCCAAGTTCAATAAGGCCTTCGCCGCAAAGCCTGGAAAGAAGATGTCCCTTTCGGACTGGGACCCGCGCGACAAGTCGTTCTTCGAGAGCCGTGAAGCAGCGGAGGCTTCTCTCGAGGAGGATACGAGGGCGATCGACCATTTGCAGGATCGCCTCTTTGCCGAGGGCAAGCAGTCGCTCCTGTTGATCTTTCAGGCGACCGACGCCGCAGGCAAGGACGGGACCATCAGGAAGGTGTTCGGTCCGGTCGATCCGCTGGGCATCCGCGTTCACAGCTTCAAGAAGCCCACCGAACAGGAACTGGCCCACGACTTCCTCTGGCGGGTTCACGCCAAGGCCCCCGGCAAGGGTGAGATCGCGATCTTCAACCGCTCCCACTATGAGGACGTGTTGGTGGTGCGCGTTCACGGCTGGGTGGACAAGACGGTCATCGAGGCGCGCTACGACCAGATCAACGAGTTCGAGCGCCTGCTGGCGTTCTATGGGACCAGGATCGTGAAGGTCTTCCTGCACGTCTCGAAGGAAGAGCAGCGCGAGCGCCTGCAGGAGCGGATTGATATTCCGAAGAAGAACTGGAAGTTCAATCCGGGCGACCTTGAGGAACGCAAGCTTTGGGACGACTACGAGGAGGCCTTCGAACAGGCCATCGAGCGCTGTTCCACCGATTGGGCTCCCTGGTACGTGATCCCGGCCGACCGGAACTGGTGCAGGAATGCGCTCGCCGCCCGGCTCGTGCGGCTGACGCTAGAGGACATGGATCCACGCTATCCCGAGCCGGAGTTCGATCCGGGCGGCATCACCGTGGAATAGAGAGGCCGCCCGGTCGATCCTTGCCCTATCTCTAGTAGGTGATCGCGGGCTTCAGAGTCTTTGCCTGGGCGACCCACTTGGCGACCCGCACTTCGCCGGGCACCTGGCGGACAAGCTTCTTGGCCTTGTTCACCTCGGCCATCTTGGCGGCCAGGTTATCCGGCTTGCGGTTGCGCAGTTCCTTGACGGTATCCACCCCGGCTGCCTCCAGCAGTTCCGAATACTCTTCGCCGACGCCGGAGATGCGCATCAGGTCGGCCATGTTGGCCCATTTGAGGAGCCGTTTGGCGTCGACGCCGCTGGCCTCCTCGGTGGCCTTGCGGCCCTTCGGCGTGGCGCAGGCCTTCAAGAGGCCCTCGGTGGTCTTGATGCCGGCTTTGGCCAGCTTCTTGGCAAAGGACGGTCCGATGCCTTCGATGTCTTCGATCTTGTAGCTCATGGAAGCTCTCCCTCTCTGCTACCTCAGAACGACGATTTCTTTCCCGCCCGCGATGCATCGTTTCTTATGGACGGGGCGGTCGTGCCGCCGCCCCTTGAAGGAAAGGTCTATCAGCGCCGCCAGGACCCCAGGACGCCGCGCAGGATCTCCCGGCCCAGGCGGCTTCCCACCGCGCGCGCCAGGGACTTGGTGAAAGCTTCCCCGACAGACTGCCGGCTGGAACCGCTTTTGCTGCTTTTCGCCGCTTTCTGCCGCGCCTTCTCGGCGGCGGTCTCGGCCTCCGCCGCCTCGCGCTGGCGGGTCAGCTCTTCGGCGCGGGCGGTCAGGATTTCGTGGGCGGATTCCCGGTCGACCGGCTGGTCGTAGATGCCGGCCACGGGGCTGCGGCTCATGACCTGCTTGCGCTCCGCCTCGCTGGCCGGGCCGAGGCGCGAGGAGGGGGGCCGGATCAGGGTCTGTTGAACCATGCCCGGAACGCCCTTCAGGTCCAAAAGCGATGTCAGGGCTTCGCCCACGCCCAACTCCGTGATCACCCGCTCGGTGTCGAGGTCCGGGTTCGGCCGGAAGGTCTGGGCCGCCGTGCGCACCGCCTTGGCGTCGCGCGGCGTATAAGCGCGCAGCGCGTGCTGGACCCTGTTGCCGAGCTGGCCCAGCACCTCGTCGGGCAGGTCGAGCGGGTTCTGCGTTACGAAGAACACCCCCACGCCCTTGGAGCGGATCAGGCGGACCACCTGCGCGATCCGGTCCACCAGCGCCTTGGGCGCATCGTCGAACAGCAGGTGCGCCTCGTCGAAGAAGAACACCAGCTTGGGCTTGTCCGGGTCGCCGACCTCCGGCAGGTCCTCGAAAAGCTCGGACAGCAGCCAGAGCAGGACCGTGCCATAGACCTTTGGCGATTCGATCAGCGTGTCGGCCGCCAGGATGTTGATGAAGCCGCGCCCCTCATAGGTGGTCCGCATGAAGTCCGCCAGCTTCAGCGCGGGCTCCCCGAAGAAGTGATCGGCGCCTTGCGATTCCAGGGCAAGAAGGCGGCGCTGAATGGCGCCGATCGAGGAGGCCGCGACATTGCCGTACTCACGGCCGATGGTGTCGGCGTTCTCCCCAAGGAAGGTCAGCATCGATCTCAGGTCATTGAGATCGAGCAGCAAGAGTCCCTGATCGTCGGCCACCTTGAAGGCGACATAGAGGACGCCTTCCTGGGTATCGTTCAACTCAAGCAGGCGCGAGAGAAGCAGCGGGCCCATCTCCGAGATGGTGCTGCGCACGGGATGGCCCTTCTCGCCGAAGACGTCCCAGAATACGACCGGGGAGGGGGCGAAGCCGTAGTCCGAAAGCCCGATCTTCTCCGCCCGCTTGAACAGGAAGTCCTTGGGTTCCCCGGGCTGGCTCATGCCTGACAGGTCGCCTTTCACATCGGCCATGAAGACCGGCACGCCTTGCTGGGCGAAGCCCTCGGCCAGGATCTGAAGCGTCACCGTCTTGCCGGTGCCGGTCGCCCCGGCGATCAGGCCATGCCGGTTCGCGCGGGAAAGTTCGAGAAACTGAGGGGAGATGCCGCCGTCGCTTGATGGAGCGGCCCCGACGAAAACCTTGCCATCTTGAACCATGGAATGAAAAAGCCCTGCTTCCGCCGCCAATGGAGTGTGACTTCACTGATTAACGCAATTCAATAAAGCGCTTTGCAACATGAAACTCCTGCTTCAGGTAGCGCTATCCGAGGACCGGCCAAGCGACCCCGTCGCATTTGGCTTGACGGTCGAAGGGGATTTCGCGTATTGAACTCTGAATTCAGAATTCAATTGAGTGTCCGCCATGTCGATCATTCAAACAGCGCCGGGTCTCACAGAGCAGGTCTATCAGGCCATTCTCGATGAAATTTGCGACGGCGTTCTGCCGCCGGGGGCGCATTTGGTGCAGGAGCAACTGGCCGAGCGCTTCGGCGTGTCCCGGCAGCCGGTTCAGCAGGCGCTGGCGCTGCTGAAGTCGGATGGATTGATCCAGGAGATCGGCAAGCGCGGTCTGCGGGTCGCCGAACTCGACCTGACCCTGATGCAGCATCACTACGCCATCCGCGCCGCCCTCGACGGTTTGGCGGCGCGTTCGGCGGCGCTCCGCGCCAAGCAGGACCCGGCGGTGGCGGCGCAGATCGAAGAGGCCGGGAGCGCCATGATCGAGCGTGGCCTCGGCGCGGTCGAGCGGAAGGACACGCTTGAGCAAATACGCGCCGATGAAGCCTTCCACAAGCTGATCTACGAAGCGTCCGGCAATCCTTTGCTGACAGGCACCGCTGAAGTGCATTGGCGCTTTCTGCGCCGGGTGATGAGCGATGTGCTTCGCCGCGCCCAGCCGCCGGTCAGCATCTGGAGCCAGCATGCCGCCATCCTGGCCGCCGTCGTGGCGGGCGACGAGCAGCTCGCGGAAACGCGGGCGTCCGACCATATCGGCATTGCCGCTTCCGCGCTCGCCGAAGCCTATGGCGCCAGCCCGGACAGCCTCTTGGCCCCGGCAGAGAGTGCGGCCTCCTAGGTCCGTTTGATCGAGTAACCGAGATGTTGAAAGCACCGCTGACATTGGGCCAGGTCCTGACCGCTCAGGCCCGCTTGCAACCGGATCGGCGCGCCGCGCAGGACTTCACGCGGGCCATGACCTACCGCGAATGGAACGAACGCGCCTGCCGGCTGGCCAACGGCCTGCTCGGGCTCGGTCTTTCGAAGGGCGACCGGGTGGCGGTTCTCGCCTACAACCGCATCGAGTGGGCCGAGATCTACGCGGCGACGGCCAAAGCCGGGCTGGTCGCGGTGCCGATCAACTTCCGCCTGACGGGTCAGGAAGCGCTGCACATCCTGGAGGACAGCGGTGCGGCTGCGATCCTGGTCGATCCGCCGCTGTGCGCTGTGCTGGAGGAGGTCCGAACCTCGATCGACCTTCCCGACAGCCGCATCCTGACCTTCGCTTCGCCGGACGATCCGGCGGCAACAGGGGGCGGCTACGAAGACCTGATCGCCGGGGCCTCGGACCGGGAGCCCACGGTGGAGGTCGGCGCCGACGATCCCTGGTGCCTCATGTACACCTCCGGCACCACGGGCCGGCCCAAGGGCGCCATCCGCGGCCATCGGGGCATGGCGATGCTGGCGCTGATGACAGAGGTGGAGCTGTCGCTGCATCGCCGGGACACCGCGCTCCTGGTCATGCCCATGTGCCATGCGAACTCCCTCAACTTCTTCACCTCCTTCGTCTACTGCGGGGGAGGGGTGGCGATCTATTCCCAGAAGAGTTTCGACCCGGCGCGCTGTCTCCGGGCTTTCGCCGACACGGGCGCAAGCTTCACCTCTCTCGTGCCGACCCAGTACACGATGCTGCTGGAGGTGCCGGAGGCTGAGCGCGCCGCAAGCGGCTTCGAGCGGGTCGAGAAGCTCATGATCTCCTCCGCGCCGGCGCTGGCCGACACCAAGCGGGCGATCATGGAGATGTTTCCCAACTCCGGCCTCTTCGAGCTCTACGGGTCGACCGAGGCGGGCTGGGTGACCATGCTGCACCCCCACGAGCAGTTCGAGAAACTCGGCTCGGTCGGGCGCGAGGTGGTCGGCTCTCAGCCCATCCGCCTGCTCGACGACGAGGGCCTGGAGGTGCCGGACGGGCAGCCCGGTGAGCTTTTCTCCTGCAGCCCCTATTGCTTCGACGGCTACTGGAAGAACCCGGAGAAGACGGCGGAGGTGCTGCGGGGCGACTACCTGACCGTGGGCGACATCGCGCTGCGGGACGAAGACGGATTCATCCGGCTGATCGACAGAAAGAAGAACCTGATCATCTCCGGCGGAGAGAACATCTACCCCTCCGAAGTGGAGACCGTCCTTGGCGCGCACCCGGCGGTGCGCGATGTGGCCGTGGTCGGAAGGCCCGACCCGAAATGGGGAGAGAGCGTGCAGGCAGCCGTCGTCCTGCGGCGCGGCAAGACACTGGATGAGGCCGCCTTGATCGCTTGGGCCAAGGACCGCCTGGCCGGTTACAAACGGCCGCGCGAGATCGTCTTCCTCGCGCCCGAGGAGATGCCCAGGAACGCGACCGGCAAGATCCTTCACCGCGAACTGCGCGACCTGCTGGCGAAGCGCCGGGCCGCAAACAAAGCAAATCAGGAGTAGAGCGCCATGAGCGAGTCCCCGAACCAGACACCCAGACAGGACCTGAACGCGGACGCCAAGAGCGTCGCCGCCTGGATCGCCCAGGCTCTGAAGCAGCGCGGTGTCGACCGGATCTTCGGATTGCAGGGCGGCCACATCCAGCCGATCTGGGATCACCTCGCGCGGCTGGGTATCCGCATCGTCGATGTGCGCGATGAGCGGGCGGCGGTGCACATGGCTCATGCCCATGCGGAACTGACGGATAGCCTCGGCGTCGCCATGGTCACCGCCGGGCCGGGCGTCACCAACACCGTGACCA encodes the following:
- a CDS encoding amidohydrolase family protein gives rise to the protein MGFRPLDEAAQPPRLRAPAGACDCHMHFYNARFPSAPSALITPDDAWIEDYRKLQAHLGLERVVVVQPTTYGLDNSCQIAALEAFGKSARAVFVVDRDTSEAELQRLHALGGRGARFHMLPGGALAWDALEDVAAKIAPLGWHIQLQLNGRELPDHAARLAALPCPLVIDHLGRFTPPVEPDHPAFRLLLDLLESGRCWVKLSAPYESFADAPLDYALLAPLARALVKAAPERMLWASNWPHPGKDWLPEDAPLLDLLLEWVGDETLCEQILVDNPAALYGF
- a CDS encoding YtoQ family protein, encoding MSQRRWTVYLSGEIHSDWRERIAQGVKEAGLPVEITAPITVHEDSDDCGVAIFGAESDKFWHDRKGAQLNAIRTQTLLQDADLVVVRFGEKYKQWNAAFDAGYAAALGKPYITLHPGEHDHALKEVDGAAQAVAREPEQVVEALAYIINGSMPQRRANAAE
- a CDS encoding cyclic nucleotide-binding domain-containing protein, whose product is MQKKTFARAEDIYEIGDEGKEAYLIIDGAVEILHRDDEGIIVLAELGAGEIFGEMALLDKTTRSVSARAKEETTVYAVNPHQFDRLMGELTDDARHVLSAVIKRLRSMNERLIALERGRPNA
- a CDS encoding DUF502 domain-containing protein, which encodes MRMIKTTIFGGILFLLPLVILVLVLGKALQLTLLLAKPIQTMVPVESVAGIALIDLLAVILLLAVCYLAGLAAKVALIRSKVGGLDEVLANNVPLYAIIKTIISSIAKAEDEAGTLHPVIVRFDDYSQIAFEVERQDEQVVIYLPGAPSPWSGSTLLVEASRVSPLDIPATQAVKLLRALGRGSAKLAQPRGR
- a CDS encoding site-2 protease family protein, with product MNQDQATLSLLAVSTWVLPLVFAITLHEAAHGYVAWKLGDDTAKRQNRVSFNPLRHIDLLGTIVIPGLLVLLRFPLIFGWAKPVPVSFARLRHPRRDAILVAAAGPGINFAMAVAAALSLHLVPLAPAGAAEWVESNLLNAIFINLLLGVFNGLPLPPLDGSRVVASLLPGSLSRRFLDLDAYGLWIVLGLFFALPLILERVGINFNAFYWLILAPVDWLTEIIAGLTMTRIILPV
- a CDS encoding polyphosphate kinase 2 family protein, whose translation is MSLAKFNKAFAAKPGKKMSLSDWDPRDKSFFESREAAEASLEEDTRAIDHLQDRLFAEGKQSLLLIFQATDAAGKDGTIRKVFGPVDPLGIRVHSFKKPTEQELAHDFLWRVHAKAPGKGEIAIFNRSHYEDVLVVRVHGWVDKTVIEARYDQINEFERLLAFYGTRIVKVFLHVSKEEQRERLQERIDIPKKNWKFNPGDLEERKLWDDYEEAFEQAIERCSTDWAPWYVIPADRNWCRNALAARLVRLTLEDMDPRYPEPEFDPGGITVE
- a CDS encoding DUF4332 domain-containing protein, with amino-acid sequence MSYKIEDIEGIGPSFAKKLAKAGIKTTEGLLKACATPKGRKATEEASGVDAKRLLKWANMADLMRISGVGEEYSELLEAAGVDTVKELRNRKPDNLAAKMAEVNKAKKLVRQVPGEVRVAKWVAQAKTLKPAITY
- a CDS encoding DUF853 family protein, with protein sequence MVQDGKVFVGAAPSSDGGISPQFLELSRANRHGLIAGATGTGKTVTLQILAEGFAQQGVPVFMADVKGDLSGMSQPGEPKDFLFKRAEKIGLSDYGFAPSPVVFWDVFGEKGHPVRSTISEMGPLLLSRLLELNDTQEGVLYVAFKVADDQGLLLLDLNDLRSMLTFLGENADTIGREYGNVAASSIGAIQRRLLALESQGADHFFGEPALKLADFMRTTYEGRGFINILAADTLIESPKVYGTVLLWLLSELFEDLPEVGDPDKPKLVFFFDEAHLLFDDAPKALVDRIAQVVRLIRSKGVGVFFVTQNPLDLPDEVLGQLGNRVQHALRAYTPRDAKAVRTAAQTFRPNPDLDTERVITELGVGEALTSLLDLKGVPGMVQQTLIRPPSSRLGPASEAERKQVMSRSPVAGIYDQPVDRESAHEILTARAEELTRQREAAEAETAAEKARQKAAKSSKSGSSRQSVGEAFTKSLARAVGSRLGREILRGVLGSWRR
- a CDS encoding GntR family transcriptional regulator, whose amino-acid sequence is MSIIQTAPGLTEQVYQAILDEICDGVLPPGAHLVQEQLAERFGVSRQPVQQALALLKSDGLIQEIGKRGLRVAELDLTLMQHHYAIRAALDGLAARSAALRAKQDPAVAAQIEEAGSAMIERGLGAVERKDTLEQIRADEAFHKLIYEASGNPLLTGTAEVHWRFLRRVMSDVLRRAQPPVSIWSQHAAILAAVVAGDEQLAETRASDHIGIAASALAEAYGASPDSLLAPAESAAS
- a CDS encoding AMP-binding protein, with translation MLKAPLTLGQVLTAQARLQPDRRAAQDFTRAMTYREWNERACRLANGLLGLGLSKGDRVAVLAYNRIEWAEIYAATAKAGLVAVPINFRLTGQEALHILEDSGAAAILVDPPLCAVLEEVRTSIDLPDSRILTFASPDDPAATGGGYEDLIAGASDREPTVEVGADDPWCLMYTSGTTGRPKGAIRGHRGMAMLALMTEVELSLHRRDTALLVMPMCHANSLNFFTSFVYCGGGVAIYSQKSFDPARCLRAFADTGASFTSLVPTQYTMLLEVPEAERAASGFERVEKLMISSAPALADTKRAIMEMFPNSGLFELYGSTEAGWVTMLHPHEQFEKLGSVGREVVGSQPIRLLDDEGLEVPDGQPGELFSCSPYCFDGYWKNPEKTAEVLRGDYLTVGDIALRDEDGFIRLIDRKKNLIISGGENIYPSEVETVLGAHPAVRDVAVVGRPDPKWGESVQAAVVLRRGKTLDEAALIAWAKDRLAGYKRPREIVFLAPEEMPRNATGKILHRELRDLLAKRRAANKANQE